AAGTTGCAACATTCAAGATTCTTATTGCTGTTCCATGCTTTTAGAGTAAATACAATTTCGTGATTATTGTACAATACAGTTTtagtaatgaaaataataatggaAATAATAGTTTGACTGTCAACTATGTTCCTAGATAAATAACCTAAATTTACATGGTACTTGTTCTGAAAAGTAGTCAACATTTCTGCAGGTGTTAGAGGACTATGGGTAAAATGttctaaatgaaattatttaacCAGTAGAATGGCAAACAAAGGCTGCATAAATAACCAAACAATTGGAAAAACTGTGGAACAGTCTCTGACTTTGGAGCTAAGGAAAGTGTGCATGTATGAGCATTAATCTTAGAGCTGTTGGTAGTTGCAATGTGACAACTACAAATAGACAAAATTATCTCAAAGAAAAATGGAATGTAAAGCCCAAAGAGGTTTTGCCCAAAGATTCCCTTGCAAAAATGTGAGAATTTAGGCAATTAATTTGGAAACTGGGTTACTatgaagtgaggaaaaaaaggggagaaaattcagaaaaatctttAAGCAAAACCATTAAAATTACTTCTCATGAGATTAATGACTAGTAAACATAAAACTATAAATGGGCAGGGAAAATAACTTTTGAATAGCTTTAGTACAATTAATATCAAATGGTTATGCATTTGTactgggtttgcatggccaggttttggtacCAGGGGAGTTGCAGGGCGCCTAGAAGCTTCCTCAGTGTCTGGCAGTGCCAATGCCAGCCTGCTCCAAGATGGAAATACCACTGGCCCAGGCCAAGCCAATCAGTGATGGCAGAAACACCTCTGTGGAAAcatatttaaaaaggaaaaaaagttactgCACAGATGTTACTACagacagagaagagcagagtgagaatatgtgagaggaacaaCCGTGCAGCCACCAAGGTCAGggaagaaggagggagaggaggtgctccaggtacTTGAGCTGAGatttccctgcagcccatggtgcagaccctggtgaggcagctgtgcccctgcagcccatggaggtccacagggatgcagagatctaCCTGCAGCTCTTGGAGGAGCCCACACTAGAGCAGGTGTAGGCCCAAGACCGGGCTCTGTACCTGCTCCAGCAGGCTCCTGCTGGGACCTGTAGACCCATGGAGAGAAGAGCCCACCCTGGAACAGGTTTGCTGGAAGGACTTGTGACCCACTGGGGGActcatgctggagcaggctaTGCCTGAAagactgcaccctgtggaaaAGTGACTCACCTTGCAGCAGTTTGTGGGGAACCATTGCTTGTGGAATGGATTCATACTGGAGAAGTTCACAGGGAACTGTtgcctgtgggagggaccccacatTGTAGCAGTGGAAGgactccctgagcagcagcaggaactgaCCACAACCCCCACTCCCCATCTCACTGCAccacagagggacaggaggtAGAACCCAGCAAGAAGCTTctaagatttattttacttctcattatcctgctcagattttgttagtaataaattcagtGAATATCCCCAAGTttagtctgttttgcccatgatggtaTTTGGTGAGTCATCTCTCTCctggtccttatctcaactGGGGAACCTTTCATTCTGTTTTCTCCCCCTGTCCACTTGTGGAGGGGAATGATGGAGAGGCTTAGGTAGTTGCTTGGCATCTAGCCAGGGTCAGTCATTAGAACATTGCAGACAGCAAGGGGCCTGGAAGGTGCAGGTATGAGTACAGCCTAAGTTAATTTGTTCCAAAAAAGTAGCAAGTCTTGTAACCTGACAACTGCTGTAACAAAATGCAGCTTAAACTGATGGCCATAAGACTCTAAGGCTGAAAAGAACAAAGCCGAGAATGAGATCCATGTATTGGTTTTGAAGAGTCAAAGGGAGGCTGGGGGAAATGTGGAACAGAAATACTTCATTCTCTGTATCCTTTTGTGCTAGTATCCATTAATGGAGCAAATTTCAGTGAAGTAAGATTTTGGAGAAAGAAATGTTAATCATAGTCCTGCTTATGTAGTTCTGTAAATTAATCACACACAATCCAAAAGGAGAGGCAATAGCTAGAACCCAATGGAATTCAGAGTCCTTTATGAAAGCAGTTTCATCTTCCATACAATTTTAAACCAAAGTGTgacctttgtttgttttctccctAGGTAATATCTGCCAACAGTTGCTGCCAGATATTAAATGTCCCACATTTATAATTCATGGTGAGAAAGACCCTTTGGTCCCACAAGCTCATGCAGAATACATTCATAAGCACATCAAAGGCTCTCGGTAAGTTAAATGATGGAATTTTTATAAAATTCCTTGTTGAAGTAATGAAGTAGTTCAAACTCACTGTTAAAAACGTATTTGGACAAGTTGTCTCTGCCATACAGAGAGCGATTCTGAACTTCCCTAGCAAGTTACAATGCAAATAGGGTAGCTGGACTTTTCTTGCAATATAAAAagtataatattttaataagctCCTTCCTATAGCCCTCTGAGAGAAACCAAGTAagttccttttcctctttcccctaCACAAACAAAACTACTGCTCCCTAAGCTTTATCAAAGCAAGCAAAGTTGTTTTTTATGACCATTGCATTCCTTTTGCTGTAAGAGATCTCATTTCTGTCCCATTCAGTAGAACAGGAAATTTAGATGCTATAAATGGAGATTCCCAGTTACTAGAGAGAGAAACACAGTTTACTTCTGTTTGCTGCGCCCTAATAGTGTGAATAATCTCAAAGATTCTATTTCCACCTGTTCCATTAATTTTCACTGTCTATAAGAAAAgcagaatgaggaaaaaaatgtacagGTGTGCTCAGAAACCTTATTatataaacaagaaaaatatcaagaaaaatctgcttcatgtgtgttgtggtttaaccccagatGGCAACTCAGTACTACTCACTCACATACTCATGGGGTCAGAGGCAGAAACAGATGagtaaaaatgggaaaaaaaacccctcatgtgttgagataaagacagatTAATAGctaaagcaaaagccacacatGCCAGCAAAGTAAAACAAGGGCTTAACTCACTCCTCCTATGGGCAGGCTGGTGTTCAACCGTCCCCAGGAAAGCCAGGTTCCATCACACATAGCagttacttgggaagacaaatgtcATCCCTCTGAACATCCCCCAGCTCTGTATGCTCAGCATGATGCCATATAGCATGGAATATTCCTTTGATCAGTTGGGATCcgctgtcccagctctgtcccctcccaactCCTTGTGCACCCCGAGTCTCCTCCCTAGTGGGGCAGTACAAGAAGCCAAGAAGGCTTTGATGCCatgcaagccctgctcagcaataacagaAACATCTCTGTATTACCAAtactgttttcagcacaaatctaAAACATAGCCCCATACCAgctgctgtgaagaaaattgactctatcccagccaaaaccagcacaactTGGAAAATTCCAGAAAGGCTTCCTATAAAAAGCTGGGATTTTACCAGCTGAATTTTCTTCATGAATTTGCATACAAATGCAAGCATTCTATTACTACTTAATAACAGACTGTGATGATTAGCACTGGAGAACAGAAGTagtgagaggggaaaaaaagcatttttatgaaTGCAAAGTGTAGGAAACTGTTTTACTGGTGTCATCTCAGTGCAAAAATGAATGATCTCAAAGTCAGCCCTGTGGATCATAGTAATGCATTCAGCTACAGGAAAGATGAGAACAAGAGATCTTCGAAACAATCACATGCAGGTGTTTTATTTCATGTCTGCTGGTTTATCACTCCTACATGCCCTGTTCAGAACAGCTTGGTTTCACTGAGCTCCAAAGGACTCCAGATGCTGACTGACTAAGGCAAATTATCCCAAGAAAATAGACAAGAATCTGATAGCTTCTCTTTGGAAGACAAGTCAAAGAAGAAACACTGTTAGAAAGTGATTCTTTGCATGCCTTTGTGCTGAAGGGCTCCCCTGTATGCTTATTTGTCAGAAAAGACACCAGACTAATGATGTTCTCAGAAATTAATGTTTGGGCACATGGTCCTATTCCTCCCTGGTTGCATTGGAAATGTCATTTTCCATtgtgaagcagaaagaaaagcctAAATTCAGTATGTCTTCAGTAACACAGGCTTCTACCATCAGTTTTTCTTGCCTTGACTTTCATCTAGTAGTAAAATAGAAAAGGCTTCTTCTGATTATAGTGCAGATACATTGCTGGCTTCTCTCATAGTGAAAGAGTGTGCCATCATTCTGCATTTGCATGGTATGGCTGGAGTTCGGTAGCATTGCAGTAGCCAGAAACATGAACAGCAATAGGAAATAGCATGCACAGTGCTTCGCTTTGTGCTTATCGGTGTGCTGCTTATCTTTCAAGAAACAGACTTAATGAAATTCAGACAGAATTCACTAGAAAAGCTGGATATGTTcacatgctgctgcttttctcccaaaacaaaacagcactTGTCACCACCAAAAGGAGGTTGATTCCTCTTGCTATAGTGGGACTTGGACATGAAGGCAACATGGTATCAGTCAAAATGGTTTTAGCTCTATAGAAACTGCTTAGGATGTGGCAGAacaaaacaatataaaaaaaatccaacctcCATATAAAGAAGTGCACATCCCTGATGTATAAAGTTTTTCTCAGAAAGCAAAAGTAAGTAGAATTTTAGACATGTCAAATTCATATTCATATTACACAAAGTACAAATACTAAGTTTAGGTAATGACAAGAACTCTACATTTCACTGCCCGGCACAACTACTGTTCTTTGAAAGAGGCAAAAGTGCTCAGGTCCTTTACATACCTTTCAAAGAAGCATCTTAAGTTTTGGAACTCATCTTCTCTGAAGATCACCAGAAAGTTTTCTAAAACTGAGTCTAGGACACAAAAATTTGGTTTAGGCTTATTTTATCCTCCACAGAGTGGGATAAGTAGTATGCTTGGTGTTCCAACTGTTGCTGTGGTTCACATTCCAACCACATGCATAAGGACAGTACTTAAGAGTTACTACAATTCCTTACTGGGTAACCAAGAGCAAGGAAAATTCAACAAGCATTTTAATTACCTATAATCACAGAATAAAATGTATaatcagtggggttttttttctcttttaaggtTGCTTCTGATGCCAGAAGGAAAGCATAATTTACACCTGCGTTTTGCAAAGGACTTCAACAGAGAAGTGGAAAATTTCCTACACTGACATGAACTGTAAAACAAGTCAGAGGTGCTTAGCCTTTGCCTTGCTTAGGAATTTTGGTTGGCTTTCCATTTTCAATGGAGTTATAGGTAGGTTTGAGTCAtgtaagaaaaacattaaacataTTTGCATGAGAAGCATATGTCTTAAGAACACGTAAGCCTCAGCAATCAGAGCATACCACTGTAGTGCAAGATTTCTGACATGTCTTAAAACTTACTTGTTGCCACCCAGGCTGAACAGCTGTTCTTTGTCCAATAGAAGTGTTAAAAAAGACAGAAACCATGACCTTGAATACATGCCTTTATGTGCTCTTAATATTAAAGGACAAAAAACACTATAAGAATTAGGATTCAGAACTGTTACATTGAGAAATCTGGCAAAGTCACAAAAGCTGAGAGGATAATTGGGTACATAGTTTCTAGAAAACATGCTTCACCACCACTACCAGAAGTCATTCAGATGCATGCCTGCTTTACAGAAGTTCCTTTGATACCAGGCAGCTTAAGCCTcatcctcctctccttcctcttcaaACTCACCCTGCTCATCAGCAGTGGCATCCTGGTATTGCTGGTATTCAGAGACCAGGTCATTCATGTTGCTCTCGGCCTCCGTGAACTCCATTTCATCCATGCCCTCGCCGGTGTACCAGTGCAAGAAGGCCTTGCGCCGGAACATGGCCGTGAACTGCTCCGAGATCCTCTTGAAGAGCTCCTGGATGGCCGTGCTGTTGCCAATAAAGGTGGCCGACATCTTGAGGCCGCGAGGGGGGATGTCGCAGACGGCCGTCTTCACGTTGTTGGGGATCCACTCCACAAAGTAGCTGCTGTTCTTGTTCTGCACGTTGAGCATCTGCTCGTCCACCTCCTTCATGGACATGCGGCCCCGGAAGATGGCGGCCACCGTCAGGTAGCGGCCGTGGCGGGGGTCGCAGGCGGCCATCATGTTCTTGGAGTCGAACATCTGCTGCGTCAGCTCGGGCACCGTCAGGGCGCGGTACTGCTGGCTGCCGCGGCTGGTCAGCGGGGCAAAGCCCGGCATGAAGAAGTGCAGCCGCGGGAAAGGCACCATGTTGACCGCCAGCTTGCGCAGGTCGGCATTCAGCTGGCCGGGGAAGCGAAGGCAGGTGGTCACGCCGCTCATGGTGGCCGACACCAGGTGGTTGAGGTCCCCGTAGGTGGGAGTGGTCAGCTTCAGGGTGCGGAAGCAAATGTCATACAGGGCCTCGTTGTCAATGCAGTAGGTCTCGTCCGTGTTCTCCACCAGCTGGTGCACAGAGAGGGTGGCATTGTAGGGCTCCACTACTGTGTCCGACACCTTGGGCGAGGGCATCACGCTGAAGGTGTTCATGATGCGGTCGGGGTACTCCTCCCGGATCTTGCTGATCAGGAGGGTGCCCATGCCGGAGCCCGTGCCTCCGCCCAGCGAGTGGGTCAGCTGGAAGCCCTGGAGGCAGTCACAGCTCTCCGACTCCTTCCTCACCACGTCCAGCACAGAGTCCACCAGCTCAGCGCCTTCCGTGTAGTGCCCCTTGGCCCAGTTGTTGCCAGCCCCGCTCTGACCTACAGGGCGGACCACAAGCCAGGTGCCACATTAGCGCCCCAGGGACAAACACAGATGATGCCACTGCCCCCTCCCCGTGGCCCCTCCCCTCTcttccatccccactctgctaTGGGGATTGAAGTTCCCCAGGGTCACTTGCATGCCCACTCCAAGCCTTTTCTGTGTGTGGAGTTCCTACTCTGGGAACTCCTCCATGCCACAGTCACTCACCAAAGACAAAGTTGTCAGGACGGAAGATCTGTCCAAAGGGGCCGGAGCGCACGGAGTCCATGGTGCCGGGTTCCAGGTCCACAAGGATGGCACGGGGGACATACTTGTTACCTGTGGGAGgaaccagcagcagcattaCAGCCCCGCAGTCGGCAGTCAGTGTCACAGGAGCCCTGCTGTGCTCTCTTCCACCTCCCTGCATTTCTCTGGAGAGGCACTGTCACAATCAAGACTGCCGTGTTATCAGAGCCTTTCTGAGAACAAAGGTCTCTTAGAGGAGTCACTGGCAGATGACAGCTCGTGCTCAGGGATATTTCCAGCCTCAATGAACTGTCATGGCTGCCCCATTTATTTGAGGACATCTGATCAAGCAGGCACTTACCAGCAGCTTCATTGTAGTAGACGTTGatcctctccagctgcagctcactGTCCCCATGGTAGCTGCCCGTGGGATCAATGCCATGCTCATCGCTGATGACCTCCCAGAACTAGAGGAAATTTTTGAAAAACTACAGTTAGCCATTTTCAGTGCCAGTGGAAACAGCTGGCCAGTGCCAATCACACACCCCCGGTGCAGCCCATGCATTCCGCGGCCCTGACCACTCCCTTgcatggcagagcagctgccgGGTGGGAAGGTGAGTCAGTGCACAAGGGCTTCGCTGGCCGCAGCAGCTGAACTAGCAGGAGGTTGATGAGCAGCCATAGCACTGAAGTGCAAGTTAATTCCTTTGTAGCTTGTATTCAAAGGGTAGCCATATCTGGCTATATCAATTTGGTGTCCTCCCATTGTCCAGCCTTGGCTTAAGAGCCTGTAGCCAGTACAAGATGCCAACACCTGCACACGTTCAGTGGTTCACTGAAACACCTCCCGTTccccctcctcagcagctggCGCCGTGGCCGCAGAGGGGCGAGGCAGCACGGTATGGCCGCGGCTGCCTGCGGGAAGGCCGGGCACGCCAGACGGGAGCGCGGGCATATCCCTGCCccgcccagccccagccccgcagcAGCTCAGAGCGGCACGGACGGGGGGGCAGCACGAACCACGACGCCTCAGCAAATTCCGGGTCGCTTTTCATTTCGGGACGGGCTGCGCGCCACCCTCGGGTTGAGACCTGCAGGAGCGCCCCGCTTCCGCGCCCGTCCGTACCTTGGCGCCAATCTGGTTGCCGCACTGCCCGGCCTGGATGTGCACGATCTCACGCATGGTGCCGGTCTCtgaagctgctcctgctgctgttacCACCTCCTTCGCCGCCACTCCCGCACTCGCAGCTGCGGCGACCGCGCCCCTCGCTGCCCCTTAAATCGGGCGCCGCGCTCCGCCCCGCCGGTGACgtgcggcgggagcggcgcggggcgggcccgggcaTTGTCTCCCGCGCCCCGGTCGGGCTCCGCGTCCGAGTCTGGTCCGGCCTGGGAGAGGCAGGCTGCGGGCCCCTCCGCATGCTTGAACGCCGCTGGCTTGGGCTGCTGGGGGAACTTCGCCTTCAGCCGTCGGGGAAAAGGCCGGGATCGGATACGACATGGCTTATCGTGGagtgaaaaagtgaaaaagaaaacaaaaccgCCTAACTCGTCTTTGCACACCGGTTGGAATTCGGGCCCTTGCTTCCTTCCCGTCTACTATGCCACAGCAGCAAAGCACATGCTGCTATGTTTTATTAATACCCTCAAGCCTGTATTTCTAGCTCAGGCCTGCTTAATCATGTTTCAATATGTTTGAAGCACAAGCATAATTTTTCCATAGCTTGGGCACCTGAAACAAGCCGAGATTGGGTGGTGATGTTAAAGCCCACAGCCAGTTTCAAGCACAAAACTCTGTTTTAGATAGTGCTGCTAAACGTGTATACAAGAGGCTCTAATTTCAGGAACACAGAGGGCTGGCATAAAATTTTATGCTGCTGCTAAAGAATGGCTTTTTCTGGGAGTTACCCAGCAGTGATAGCAGTTTAACACACACAGGAATGGACTATGTTTCTTTTTTGAATGTGAAGTTATGTTTTGTGTTACCAGACACCTGCCACACACCTCATTTTGGAAAACTTTGAATCCTGCTAGTAGCATCACTGCTTGATTTCTcatagaaaaacaaacaaacaacaacaaaaacaaaaacacaaaacaaacaaacaaaacctgagAAAAGTACATGGTGGATGACCAAGGGAGGAGGGACAGTTCAAGGACAACAAGGAGAATATAATTGAACCAGCTGTGATACACACCTGTGTCTGCACTGCTGCCAAGGCAAGAACATCTGAAATAAATTTCAGCGGACTCTGTAATCGATTGTGCAGAAACTATTGAACTTGATTGTAAAACAGTACTTGAGTcacagctttaatttttttttcagaagtgaaaATAACTTTGCTACCCATCTGGCCACCCGGTTGAGGACAGCTTTACActagcagcagggaagggagatGACAGCCCAAAATGAAGCAAGGAATAAGCTGGTAAAGAGGATGCAAAACAGTGTACCTTGTGTTCAGCATAATGGAACTGGAGAGAGTTCACCTTAAGCACAACATTAAAGCACCAACGGGACAGCATGGTGGTGCAAGCTCTAAAACTTTGCCAAGTATCAACAGGCTCAGCATAGTTAACCTTGTTTATTTTGTGAAGGCTTTTGAACTGTCTCCTATAACATCCCTGTAGGCCAGTTGATGAGGTATGGCCTAGATAAATGGACAGTGAGATGGAGTGGAAACTGGCTGAACTGCCAAGCTGAAGGGCTTAACATCAGCAACATGAAATTCATGTTGAAGCCAGACACTGGTGCCATACTCCAGTGGCTGATCCTTGGCCAACACCATTTAACTGCTTCATTAGTGAGTTAAAGGGCTAGagagtgcaccctcagcaagtctgctgatgatacaaaactgggaggaggGTCTGACACACCAGGGGATTATGCTGCCAATCCAGAGTGTCCACAGtaggctggagaaatgggctgACAGGAACCTCATGCAGTTTAACAAAGGGAAGTGCAAAGTCCTGTACCTGGAAAGGAACAACCCATTGAACCAGTACATGCTGGGGACCACCCAGATGGAAAGAAGCTTGACCAA
This sequence is a window from Anomalospiza imberbis isolate Cuckoo-Finch-1a 21T00152 chromosome 1, ASM3175350v1, whole genome shotgun sequence. Protein-coding genes within it:
- the LOC137478596 gene encoding tubulin beta-1 chain, translated to MREIVHIQAGQCGNQIGAKFWEVISDEHGIDPTGSYHGDSELQLERINVYYNEAAGNKYVPRAILVDLEPGTMDSVRSGPFGQIFRPDNFVFGQSGAGNNWAKGHYTEGAELVDSVLDVVRKESESCDCLQGFQLTHSLGGGTGSGMGTLLISKIREEYPDRIMNTFSVMPSPKVSDTVVEPYNATLSVHQLVENTDETYCIDNEALYDICFRTLKLTTPTYGDLNHLVSATMSGVTTCLRFPGQLNADLRKLAVNMVPFPRLHFFMPGFAPLTSRGSQQYRALTVPELTQQMFDSKNMMAACDPRHGRYLTVAAIFRGRMSMKEVDEQMLNVQNKNSSYFVEWIPNNVKTAVCDIPPRGLKMSATFIGNSTAIQELFKRISEQFTAMFRRKAFLHWYTGEGMDEMEFTEAESNMNDLVSEYQQYQDATADEQGEFEEEGEEDEA